A window of Desulfopila inferna contains these coding sequences:
- a CDS encoding phospholipase A, translating to MKYILVNSVSSMLIICCLPLYSFATDSLEKLSPESCLAEMILTAPDDMTAGEMRSRCQEQAAGTDAAVGDEDAGEINAVERRLSVDERNILRPFTIMAHRQNYFLLAGHNFQGYSEAGYPNAGDEDLSFKNTETHFQLSIKTPLAADLFDRNVNVFAAYTLRSFWQLYNGDASSPFRETNHEPELWLQAHPDFEIFGFSNTADVFGIVHQSNGQSGRLSRSWNRIYADFIFHRGDFVVSIKPWIRLEEDEDDDDNPDITDYLGHGELRLAYRLNDQTFTLMSRNNLESGFSKGSLQLGWSFPLLDYPYIRGYVQYFSGYGESLIDYDNYVNRIGVGVLLTDLL from the coding sequence ATGAAATATATACTAGTAAATTCTGTCAGTTCCATGCTGATTATCTGCTGCCTTCCGTTGTACTCTTTTGCCACAGATTCACTGGAAAAACTCTCCCCGGAGTCATGCCTTGCTGAAATGATTCTCACCGCCCCTGACGATATGACGGCAGGTGAGATGCGTTCACGCTGTCAGGAGCAGGCGGCGGGTACCGATGCCGCAGTCGGTGATGAAGATGCCGGAGAGATAAATGCCGTTGAGCGCAGGTTGTCCGTGGATGAGCGCAACATCTTAAGGCCTTTCACGATCATGGCCCATCGGCAGAATTATTTTCTTCTGGCCGGCCATAATTTTCAAGGATACTCCGAAGCAGGGTATCCTAATGCGGGCGATGAGGATCTCTCTTTCAAAAATACGGAAACACATTTTCAGCTGAGTATTAAAACACCGCTTGCTGCAGATCTTTTCGACAGGAATGTTAATGTCTTTGCCGCTTATACCTTACGCTCGTTCTGGCAGCTTTATAATGGAGACGCCTCTTCACCCTTCAGGGAAACCAATCATGAACCGGAATTGTGGCTGCAGGCCCATCCCGATTTCGAGATATTCGGGTTCAGCAACACCGCAGACGTCTTCGGTATTGTGCATCAGTCTAATGGGCAGTCGGGGAGACTTTCCCGCAGCTGGAATAGAATTTATGCCGATTTTATATTCCACAGAGGTGATTTCGTCGTTTCAATAAAGCCCTGGATCAGACTTGAAGAAGATGAAGATGATGACGATAATCCTGATATTACCGATTATCTCGGGCATGGAGAACTGAGACTTGCCTATCGGCTAAATGACCAAACCTTCACGCTGATGAGCAGAAATAACCTCGAGTCCGGTTTCTCTAAAGGATCTTTGCAGTTGGGCTGGAGTTTTCCCCTGTTAGACTACCCCTACATCAGAGGCTATGTCCAATACTTTTCCGGATATGGTGAAAGCCTGATCGATTACGATAATTACGTCAACAGGATAGGTGTCGGCGTCCTGCTCACCGATCTTCTCTGA
- the gspE gene encoding type II secretion system ATPase GspE yields MIRPEEIAIEEKVSHPPIKTLADILIEQVGLTPAQIAGAAEVQEETGEDLGQILLKQKVIDEIELLRAQGALFGLDVKTSLPADIHTEFTSDVSIGFLKANRIVPVQTEEDLFFAVNDPYVFQPLDDLRKVLSLETARCVLCPNAAIVSAINFAYDMTRDSAEEVMQGMDEEDAEALFSEIEETGDLLDDTSDAPVIRLVNLMFAQAVRDNASDIHIEPYQNSLKIRQRLDGILYDMLSPPKHVQSALISRIKIMAKLNIAEKRLPQDGRIELKIANKEIDVRVSTLPTAFGERVVLRLLDKSSILISLTDLGMPRDRLDKFSSEIRAANGIILVTGPTGSGKTTTLYAALTTINSTDVNIITVEDPVEYRISGIGQVQINPKINLTFASGLRSIVRQDPDVILVGEIRDTETAEIAIQSALTGHLVFSTLHTNDSASAVTRLRDMGIEPFLISSSVNAILAQRLVRIICSDCREEYIPEAEELKKLGIAPEEAVGKKVYRGRGCGKCHHTGYRGRCGIFELMLLDKEMKNTILKTSDSNTIKRLAVEKGMTTLRQDGVQKIFDGVTTIEEVYRVAHE; encoded by the coding sequence ATGATACGACCTGAAGAAATAGCAATAGAGGAAAAAGTCAGTCATCCGCCAATCAAAACTCTTGCGGATATCCTCATAGAACAGGTGGGTCTCACTCCCGCCCAGATCGCCGGGGCTGCCGAAGTTCAGGAGGAAACCGGCGAAGATCTCGGCCAGATCCTGTTGAAGCAGAAGGTCATCGATGAAATTGAATTGCTCAGAGCCCAGGGGGCGCTGTTCGGTCTGGATGTCAAAACATCCCTGCCCGCGGATATACATACCGAATTCACTTCGGATGTGTCCATAGGGTTTCTCAAGGCCAACCGGATAGTGCCGGTTCAGACAGAGGAAGATCTCTTTTTTGCAGTTAACGATCCCTATGTCTTTCAACCTCTCGACGATCTTCGCAAGGTATTATCCCTGGAAACGGCGCGTTGTGTGCTCTGTCCCAATGCAGCGATTGTCAGCGCCATAAATTTTGCCTACGATATGACCAGGGACAGTGCCGAAGAGGTGATGCAGGGTATGGATGAGGAAGATGCCGAGGCTCTGTTCTCCGAGATCGAAGAGACCGGCGACCTGCTGGACGATACCAGTGATGCGCCGGTCATCAGATTGGTGAACCTGATGTTTGCCCAGGCTGTGCGGGATAATGCCTCAGATATTCATATCGAGCCCTACCAGAACAGCCTGAAGATCCGGCAGCGGCTTGATGGTATCCTTTATGATATGCTTTCTCCGCCAAAGCATGTGCAGTCGGCCCTTATATCCCGCATCAAGATCATGGCGAAATTGAATATTGCCGAAAAGCGCCTTCCCCAGGATGGCAGGATAGAGTTGAAAATCGCCAATAAGGAAATTGATGTCCGTGTGTCAACCCTGCCCACCGCCTTTGGTGAACGGGTGGTGCTGCGGCTTCTCGATAAATCATCCATTCTCATCAGCCTGACTGATCTCGGCATGCCCAGGGACAGGCTGGATAAATTCTCCTCCGAGATAAGGGCGGCCAACGGCATCATTCTGGTAACCGGGCCGACAGGCTCGGGAAAGACAACCACACTATATGCGGCGCTCACAACCATCAACAGCACCGATGTCAATATTATCACCGTCGAAGATCCTGTGGAATATCGGATCAGCGGGATCGGGCAGGTCCAGATCAATCCCAAGATAAACCTGACCTTTGCCTCGGGACTTCGGTCCATTGTTCGTCAGGATCCCGATGTCATTCTGGTTGGTGAGATCCGTGATACCGAGACCGCCGAAATTGCCATCCAGTCGGCACTGACGGGACATCTGGTTTTTTCCACTCTGCATACCAACGATTCCGCAAGCGCCGTCACCCGGCTTCGGGATATGGGAATCGAGCCTTTTCTCATCTCTTCATCGGTCAACGCCATTCTGGCCCAGCGGCTGGTTAGAATCATCTGCAGCGATTGCCGGGAAGAGTATATCCCGGAGGCAGAAGAGCTGAAAAAGCTCGGTATCGCTCCCGAGGAGGCAGTTGGTAAAAAGGTTTACCGTGGACGAGGCTGCGGCAAATGTCATCATACCGGTTACCGCGGCAGGTGCGGTATCTTCGAATTGATGCTGCTCGACAAGGAGATGAAAAATACCATTCTCAAAACCTCCGATTCCAATACCATCAAAAGACTCGCCGTGGAAAAAGGCATGACTACCCTGCGCCAGGATGGAGTCCAGAAAATATTCGACGGAGTGACCACCATCGAGGAAGTATATCGGGTGGCCCACGAGTAA
- the gspD gene encoding type II secretion system secretin GspD, with product MLVLILPLLLYSRAGAAPEESAERGQRFITIDFENVDINLFIKYISELTGKNFIVDKTVKGNVTIISPTKISEDEAYRVFESVLDVHGYTTVQSGPVIKIIPAVRARSENIRTFRSGEAQFPEDQIVTQLIPLKHTSPNEIKQILAPLVSKTSVMIAHTQSGILIVTETLSNIQRLIAIIEAIDVAYTGEDIAVLPLQYASSEAVSQVLNSLFQQQARSAQQQGARVEIPIKIVPYDRINAIIVVATPSDIERVNRLVKTLDSEMQRDSGNIHVHYLQHANAEEMTTVLNFLPTAAATEDGQGRAPAISGDVKIMPDVATNSLIINASRSEYNTLSEVIGKLDIPRRMVYLEALILEVNTTKNFEVGVEWALGGNFSDETGTVVSGFSSSPPFGLLGGVGESSPPSATGLTFGLIKQGIKIGGITFPNIGAVLRAYRNDSDINIVSTPQILTTDNTEAKISVGENRPYITSRNTTESQQDYTNYEYRDVSTTLTITPQINQAETLRLEIATEVIKLQSAEDDTPTTFKRTANTTVIVKNNETVVIGGIIGEDSTNSATKVPLLGDIPLLGRLFRSNTDSGTRTNMFIFITPRIIKNPADLAGVTLKKEEQMGDVMPQLKKELFREANATHAVRLAELGFEKMKAGLNTEARQYFLEALDIDPNHPYALYNLGVINEQEGNEQEAAKNYQKVILTGTSMTAVNATDPSKVGVPLIQLARERLEEMRKIKTEPESLFEENQGR from the coding sequence TTGCTTGTCCTGATTTTGCCGCTGCTGTTATATAGCAGGGCGGGGGCTGCCCCCGAGGAATCCGCCGAGAGAGGCCAGAGGTTTATCACAATAGATTTCGAAAACGTTGACATCAATTTATTCATAAAATATATCAGCGAGTTAACCGGGAAGAACTTTATCGTCGACAAGACCGTAAAGGGGAATGTCACCATAATTTCTCCCACAAAAATTTCGGAAGACGAAGCTTACAGGGTTTTTGAATCGGTTCTTGACGTTCATGGCTATACAACCGTGCAGTCGGGGCCGGTCATCAAGATCATTCCTGCGGTCAGGGCACGCTCTGAAAATATCCGGACATTCCGTTCCGGCGAAGCACAATTCCCAGAAGATCAGATAGTAACGCAACTGATACCGCTCAAGCATACATCGCCCAATGAAATTAAACAGATACTGGCTCCACTGGTCTCCAAGACCTCGGTAATGATTGCACATACCCAATCCGGTATTCTTATCGTTACCGAAACGCTTTCCAATATACAGCGCCTCATCGCTATCATTGAGGCAATCGATGTAGCCTACACCGGTGAGGACATAGCTGTTCTGCCGCTGCAATATGCTTCTTCCGAAGCGGTAAGCCAAGTGCTGAATTCGTTGTTTCAGCAGCAGGCCCGGTCGGCACAGCAGCAAGGCGCAAGAGTGGAGATACCTATCAAGATTGTTCCCTATGATCGGATAAATGCGATCATTGTGGTGGCAACGCCTTCCGATATAGAGCGTGTCAACCGCCTGGTAAAGACTCTTGATTCAGAGATGCAGAGAGACAGCGGCAATATTCACGTTCACTATCTTCAGCATGCCAATGCGGAGGAAATGACCACTGTCCTTAATTTTCTGCCGACTGCGGCAGCCACCGAGGATGGACAGGGCCGGGCTCCGGCAATTTCCGGAGATGTCAAGATCATGCCTGATGTAGCGACGAACTCTCTTATTATCAATGCTTCGCGCAGCGAGTACAATACCCTCTCCGAGGTTATCGGCAAGCTCGATATTCCCAGACGCATGGTCTATCTGGAAGCCCTTATCCTTGAAGTGAACACCACTAAAAACTTTGAAGTTGGTGTGGAGTGGGCTCTGGGAGGAAATTTCTCCGATGAGACCGGTACCGTGGTCAGTGGATTCAGCAGTAGTCCTCCCTTTGGTCTGCTCGGTGGAGTTGGTGAGTCATCTCCACCTAGCGCCACAGGGCTCACATTTGGTCTGATTAAGCAGGGAATCAAAATAGGCGGTATTACCTTTCCCAATATCGGTGCCGTCCTGCGGGCATATAGAAATGATTCTGATATCAACATAGTTTCCACTCCGCAAATTTTGACAACGGACAATACCGAAGCGAAAATAAGTGTTGGTGAAAACCGACCCTATATCACCAGCAGGAATACCACGGAAAGTCAGCAGGATTATACCAACTATGAATACCGTGACGTTTCGACGACCTTGACTATTACCCCGCAAATCAATCAAGCGGAAACACTTCGTCTGGAAATTGCCACGGAAGTGATCAAGCTGCAATCTGCTGAAGATGATACCCCCACCACATTTAAGCGCACTGCCAATACCACTGTCATAGTTAAAAATAATGAAACTGTGGTGATAGGCGGCATTATCGGAGAGGACAGCACCAACTCCGCCACCAAGGTGCCTCTTCTGGGCGATATTCCTTTGCTGGGTCGATTGTTTCGCAGCAATACCGATTCAGGGACGCGCACCAATATGTTCATCTTCATTACTCCACGCATTATCAAGAATCCGGCGGATCTGGCAGGTGTGACCTTGAAGAAGGAAGAGCAGATGGGTGATGTCATGCCGCAGTTAAAGAAAGAACTCTTCCGCGAGGCGAATGCTACCCATGCCGTTCGGCTAGCTGAATTAGGCTTTGAAAAGATGAAGGCCGGGTTGAATACCGAGGCCAGGCAATATTTCCTTGAGGCGCTTGATATCGATCCGAATCATCCTTACGCTCTGTACAATCTTGGTGTGATCAACGAGCAGGAGGGCAACGAGCAGGAAGCTGCCAAGAATTATCAAAAAGTCATATTGACGGGAACCAGCATGACCGCAGTCAATGCTACGGACCCGAGTAAGGTCGGAGTTCCACTGATTCAGCTTGCCCGGGAAAGGCTCGAGGAAATGCGGAAAATCAAGACCGAACCGGAATCGTTATTCGAAGAGAACCAAGGAAGATAG
- a CDS encoding type II secretion system protein N yields MLKNITRILPFFIVTLLSIGAVELFYGVVEHYLLPTDRKTAQRAIEQDIAAQPAEKLEKHTNYDVILQRNLFQSYAPEEEEPAPVTENPLEGLEATSLELVLMGTVSGTDNSGRAIILNKKNNEQDIYYRGDVVEDAEIKEILRGKVILSYQGKDEVLDMSEAASMRPPAAVAPTPERRRIVMPQDSSSPRRRVVPSDLQSGDFATDQNSEEEMNGGPEDFGGEIPEETGIGQPDESVMETGNQQDIPEPADGAEQVYEESNPDTLVEDPVN; encoded by the coding sequence ATGCTAAAAAATATTACAAGAATACTCCCGTTTTTTATTGTAACTCTGCTGAGCATTGGCGCTGTAGAGCTTTTCTACGGGGTGGTGGAGCATTATCTGCTTCCTACGGATAGAAAAACCGCACAGAGAGCTATTGAGCAAGACATAGCGGCACAACCCGCGGAAAAACTGGAAAAACATACCAATTACGACGTCATTCTGCAGAGAAATCTTTTCCAGTCCTATGCTCCGGAAGAGGAGGAGCCGGCTCCTGTTACGGAAAATCCCCTGGAAGGGCTTGAAGCCACCAGCCTTGAACTGGTGCTTATGGGGACGGTAAGCGGAACCGACAATAGCGGCAGAGCTATCATCCTGAACAAAAAAAACAACGAGCAGGATATTTACTATAGGGGTGATGTCGTCGAGGACGCAGAAATTAAGGAAATTCTTCGCGGCAAGGTAATATTGAGCTATCAGGGAAAGGATGAGGTACTGGATATGAGCGAAGCGGCCAGTATGAGGCCGCCGGCTGCTGTTGCTCCCACTCCGGAGAGGAGACGGATTGTGATGCCGCAGGATTCTTCATCTCCCCGTAGAAGGGTGGTGCCCTCTGATTTGCAAAGCGGGGATTTTGCAACCGATCAAAACAGTGAGGAAGAAATGAATGGCGGACCCGAGGATTTCGGAGGTGAAATCCCCGAAGAAACCGGGATCGGCCAACCTGATGAGAGCGTGATGGAAACAGGGAATCAGCAGGATATACCCGAGCCAGCTGATGGTGCAGAACAGGTATATGAAGAAAGCAACCCCGATACGTTAGTAGAAGATCCGGTTAACTGA
- the gspN gene encoding type II secretion system protein GspN, producing MTSSKKEIAYWLSLVLYGILLVGLLLYLRFPGGKFRQFSCDLIEKRIPGVTCSIGSTGYGFPLKIRFGNVQLSDAVNSEVKFFEDSLLVIEPVWRNPTRAISLQSNAFGGSHSGLVLIEDENDTIELRDLRINNLDLGKLQFLQGKLDRNLTGLLEAQVSSVLEAQDFTIVTAQGSIGVSEGTLELKKPILELTTFEIQQSSFDFDMKGKELKISNGEVTNPKLKVNFAGEMTLAEPILAGAISLRGGITPQAHLFQGKRELKTIVTRMQRRYGDVSLPFRIDGTIGRPTFVFER from the coding sequence ATGACGAGTTCGAAGAAAGAGATAGCATATTGGTTGTCGCTGGTTCTCTATGGCATACTCCTTGTCGGTCTGCTTCTCTATTTGCGTTTTCCCGGAGGGAAATTCCGGCAGTTCAGCTGCGATTTGATAGAAAAGAGAATTCCCGGTGTGACCTGTTCCATCGGAAGCACCGGTTATGGCTTTCCCCTGAAGATCCGGTTCGGGAATGTGCAGCTGAGTGACGCAGTAAATTCCGAGGTGAAGTTTTTTGAAGATTCGCTCCTGGTAATCGAGCCGGTCTGGCGAAATCCGACCCGCGCCATCTCTCTGCAAAGCAATGCCTTTGGCGGCAGTCACAGTGGCTTGGTGCTGATTGAAGACGAGAACGACACCATTGAATTGAGAGATCTGCGAATAAACAATCTTGATTTAGGAAAACTGCAGTTTTTGCAGGGAAAGCTGGATAGAAACCTTACAGGATTGCTTGAGGCGCAGGTTTCATCTGTCCTCGAAGCACAAGATTTTACCATTGTGACAGCCCAGGGAAGCATTGGTGTCAGCGAAGGAACCCTGGAATTGAAAAAACCGATATTGGAACTTACCACATTTGAAATTCAACAGAGTTCCTTCGATTTCGATATGAAAGGGAAAGAACTGAAGATTTCCAATGGGGAAGTTACAAACCCGAAACTTAAGGTAAATTTTGCCGGTGAAATGACTCTGGCCGAGCCGATACTTGCAGGAGCGATCAGTCTTCGGGGTGGCATAACTCCGCAGGCCCATTTATTTCAGGGCAAGAGAGAACTGAAAACAATCGTTACCCGAATGCAAAGACGTTATGGTGATGTATCGCTTCCCTTCAGGATTGACGGGACAATAGGCAGGCCGACATTTGTGTTTGAAAGATGA
- the gspM gene encoding type II secretion system protein GspM — MIGKYIGGLRDKSGFDKLERRERLVIVIGLVFLISFVVLQFGVGPYLEASRQLDTSIEKRRSDIAELQVLQQEYRKLQAEAGGIKEQLSKRAPDFSLFSFLDRQATEAGVKEFIAYMKPSTSEEEGELIESLVEMKLQQISLEKLVTFLELVESPEQVVSIKRISIQESGRESGLLDVIIQIVTFVDNG, encoded by the coding sequence ATGATAGGGAAATATATTGGTGGATTGCGGGATAAATCAGGTTTTGACAAACTTGAGAGGCGGGAGAGGCTGGTAATAGTCATCGGTCTTGTCTTTCTGATCTCTTTTGTTGTGCTTCAATTCGGTGTCGGGCCTTATCTTGAGGCCTCCAGGCAGCTCGATACTTCAATAGAGAAAAGGCGCTCGGATATCGCCGAACTCCAGGTTCTGCAGCAGGAATACCGCAAGCTGCAGGCTGAAGCCGGAGGCATCAAAGAGCAGTTGAGCAAGAGAGCACCGGATTTTTCTTTGTTCTCTTTTCTGGACAGACAGGCAACAGAGGCAGGGGTAAAAGAATTCATCGCCTACATGAAACCATCGACCTCGGAAGAAGAAGGCGAATTGATCGAGTCGCTGGTGGAGATGAAGCTGCAACAGATTTCTCTGGAAAAGCTTGTTACTTTTTTAGAGTTGGTTGAATCACCCGAACAGGTTGTTTCAATTAAAAGGATTTCGATCCAGGAGAGTGGTAGGGAGAGTGGGCTTCTCGATGTTATAATCCAGATAGTGACCTTTGTGGATAATGGTTAA
- a CDS encoding PilN domain-containing protein → MAQKLVSIDIREDVVCGVLLSAGGNAATVVGCGMAVRSEENSLGESIAEVLNHLGYSNEPCRVSLGAENFFYRNLSFPFHDKRKIDRILPIELEDTAVVNMGNVLVDSLVTGKKGTHSAVVAAMIDRNLLQRYLAELAELQLDPEIVAISNVQTALQLSKNQPRSRFVLLDAGCRRTTLYVMADGRMRLIRTMVFENGDGANFRIDRNSQQVFAKKPEKIGQTFGMLCKEIRHTLYTLDDIDSDTPLFLTGALADVPESSRRIGENLGCEVLPCDLIRPPVGLSRECGVWRGELMTAALALGIRSGRKQAGFNFRKDVFSRKASYRKYRKLVPRLGLPLLVIVLVAIGYLWNDYNLREKRLLDLKERGEEIFAASMPEVTRIVDPVRQLQVEITEMKKGMLGDAKLESDLKVLDLMAEISVRIPQSTNVHVVRMVADGNSVLLRGLTDNFNSVDSLKRVLERSSYFSSVTINSANLAAQSSDIRFELRLELRRG, encoded by the coding sequence ATGGCACAGAAACTTGTATCCATAGATATCCGTGAAGATGTTGTCTGCGGGGTGCTGCTATCTGCAGGAGGCAATGCGGCAACCGTCGTCGGCTGCGGTATGGCCGTGCGCAGCGAGGAGAACTCTCTAGGTGAATCGATTGCCGAAGTACTCAATCACCTGGGGTATAGTAACGAACCCTGCAGGGTGTCCCTTGGTGCTGAAAATTTCTTTTACCGGAATCTTTCATTTCCCTTTCACGATAAGAGAAAAATTGACAGGATTCTTCCGATTGAGCTTGAAGATACTGCCGTCGTAAACATGGGAAATGTGTTGGTAGACAGTCTGGTTACCGGCAAGAAAGGAACACATTCTGCGGTGGTGGCGGCAATGATCGACAGAAATCTGCTGCAGCGGTATCTGGCGGAGCTGGCAGAGCTGCAGCTTGACCCGGAGATTGTTGCCATCTCCAATGTGCAGACGGCTTTACAGCTTTCCAAAAATCAGCCCAGATCACGATTCGTCCTGCTCGACGCCGGTTGTAGGAGGACAACCTTGTATGTCATGGCCGATGGGCGTATGCGGCTTATTCGCACCATGGTTTTTGAAAACGGCGACGGGGCGAATTTTCGGATAGACAGGAATTCCCAGCAGGTGTTTGCCAAAAAGCCCGAAAAAATTGGGCAGACCTTCGGCATGTTGTGCAAAGAAATACGGCATACACTCTACACCCTTGATGATATCGACTCCGATACCCCGCTTTTTCTCACAGGGGCCCTTGCTGATGTCCCGGAGAGCAGCCGTCGTATCGGCGAGAATCTCGGGTGTGAGGTGCTGCCCTGTGATCTTATCCGTCCGCCTGTCGGTTTAAGCCGGGAGTGTGGGGTGTGGAGAGGAGAGCTGATGACGGCTGCCCTTGCCCTGGGGATCCGCTCAGGAAGGAAGCAGGCGGGTTTTAATTTTCGCAAAGATGTATTTTCCAGAAAAGCGTCATACCGGAAATATCGTAAGCTTGTTCCGCGTCTGGGGCTCCCCCTGCTGGTCATCGTGCTGGTTGCGATAGGATATCTCTGGAACGATTATAATCTGCGGGAGAAAAGGTTGCTGGACCTGAAGGAACGTGGAGAAGAAATATTTGCAGCAAGCATGCCGGAGGTTACCCGAATCGTTGACCCGGTCAGGCAGCTCCAGGTTGAAATCACGGAAATGAAGAAAGGAATGCTGGGAGACGCCAAACTTGAGTCTGATTTGAAAGTGCTTGACCTGATGGCGGAAATATCAGTCCGTATTCCACAATCCACTAATGTACATGTGGTAAGAATGGTCGCCGACGGCAACAGTGTTCTGCTGCGCGGTCTGACCGACAATTTTAACAGTGTGGATAGCTTGAAAAGAGTACTCGAGAGATCAAGCTATTTTAGCAGCGTCACCATCAATTCAGCCAATCTGGCAGCCCAGAGCTCGGATATTCGCTTTGAGCTCAGGCTGGAGTTGAGGAGGGGCTGA
- the gspK gene encoding type II secretion system minor pseudopilin GspK codes for MRRSIWGIPLNNRGVALLLAVTVISLLIAVTVQFSKDMRQELISSANLRESGKLGVMVKSGYNLAVAVLQQDSEENEFDSFHDGWAVMGTADLAQLYGDGKLDIIISDLSGRLQINSLVQEGDVGAKSEQILKALLDSGNLGEFSEEETSLIINAIVDWIDKNDEESGPEETESSYYLYREPAYSARNGPMEFIEELLLIRGVTSELFYGNEESPGLKDLLTVHGEDGRININTAPIPILKALSEVNGGTPMNDEIAETLITYRQNSENQDMLQEVAWYKNIPLGGVTFDEKTLTTSSSFFHVLSRAEHNTMAKSLEAVVQRQQGEDIAMLSRKVE; via the coding sequence ATGAGGCGCAGTATCTGGGGCATACCGCTTAATAACAGGGGAGTCGCCCTGTTGCTGGCCGTGACGGTGATCAGCCTTCTGATAGCCGTGACTGTGCAGTTCAGCAAGGATATGCGGCAGGAACTCATCAGCTCCGCAAATCTGCGGGAATCGGGAAAACTGGGAGTAATGGTGAAATCCGGTTATAATCTTGCTGTGGCCGTGCTGCAACAGGATAGTGAAGAAAACGAATTTGATTCCTTCCATGACGGCTGGGCGGTCATGGGAACCGCTGATCTGGCCCAGCTTTATGGCGACGGAAAACTTGATATAATCATCAGCGATCTCAGCGGCAGACTGCAGATTAACAGCCTGGTTCAGGAAGGAGATGTTGGAGCAAAAAGTGAGCAAATCCTCAAGGCGCTGCTGGACTCCGGCAATTTGGGCGAGTTCAGTGAAGAAGAAACCAGCCTGATCATTAATGCCATTGTCGACTGGATAGATAAAAATGATGAAGAAAGCGGACCCGAAGAGACTGAGAGCAGCTATTACCTCTACAGGGAACCGGCCTATTCCGCTCGAAACGGTCCAATGGAATTTATAGAAGAACTCCTGCTGATCCGAGGCGTTACCTCGGAATTGTTTTACGGCAATGAGGAATCTCCGGGACTGAAAGATCTGCTTACCGTGCATGGCGAAGACGGCAGAATAAATATCAATACGGCCCCGATTCCAATCCTCAAGGCATTGAGCGAGGTGAATGGTGGAACGCCTATGAACGATGAAATTGCCGAAACCCTTATAACATATAGACAGAACAGCGAAAATCAAGATATGCTGCAGGAGGTTGCCTGGTATAAGAACATTCCTCTCGGAGGTGTAACTTTTGACGAAAAGACATTAACCACCTCGAGCAGCTTTTTTCATGTGCTGAGCAGAGCGGAACACAATACTATGGCAAAATCTCTTGAGGCTGTCGTGCAACGGCAGCAGGGAGAGGATATTGCCATGCTCAGCAGAAAGGTAGAATAA
- a CDS encoding PulJ/GspJ family protein encodes MKSFRSLSNGPAGFTLAELLIAIVIFSVVISLTYAAYNSTFKVISNAGASSKYGERARITLERFSRDLGSFYLGSSGELIGETNTFGQYRGDTLRFTSRAHLVFNKDEAPRGFALISYSVAEEEDSSRLRLFRTDIPVLPGVAVDEEEQGFLLSDGLREVRFTYIDQEGNESDTWSTQERQANGNGDAPLPAVVKLKIGFAAEDAEDDEDLIYFSTAVAIPGAGKI; translated from the coding sequence TTGAAGAGTTTCAGGTCGCTGAGTAATGGCCCTGCAGGGTTTACCCTGGCTGAGTTGCTTATTGCCATTGTGATTTTCTCTGTGGTAATCAGCCTGACCTATGCAGCGTACAACTCGACGTTCAAGGTTATCAGCAATGCCGGCGCAAGCTCCAAATACGGGGAACGTGCCCGCATAACCCTGGAGAGATTCAGCCGGGACCTGGGCTCCTTTTACCTGGGAAGCAGCGGTGAGCTGATCGGAGAAACCAATACCTTTGGCCAATATCGGGGAGACACGCTGCGTTTCACCTCAAGAGCTCATCTGGTGTTTAACAAGGATGAAGCTCCCCGAGGGTTTGCTCTGATTTCCTATTCCGTGGCGGAAGAAGAGGATTCCAGTCGCCTGCGCCTCTTTCGGACTGATATTCCGGTATTGCCGGGTGTAGCGGTTGATGAAGAGGAGCAGGGTTTTCTTCTCAGCGATGGGCTGCGTGAGGTACGTTTCACCTATATTGACCAGGAAGGCAATGAATCAGATACCTGGTCCACCCAGGAAAGGCAGGCCAACGGTAACGGCGATGCACCGCTGCCGGCCGTGGTAAAGCTAAAAATAGGCTTTGCCGCTGAGGATGCTGAAGACGATGAAGACCTGATTTATTTTTCAACGGCAGTCGCCATCCCCGGGGCAGGTAAAATATGA